In the genome of Meles meles chromosome 16, mMelMel3.1 paternal haplotype, whole genome shotgun sequence, one region contains:
- the ZNFX1 gene encoding NFX1-type zinc finger-containing protein 1, which produces MEDRRPCLEARPRNPYTNHRGPVDGELPPRARNQANNPPASALRGGANQPGRQPRATNHAVPVRQREERFGAMGRNPHQGRRNHEGHTSDEPRGQRRGQENDARRRNGNQEGRNHRPPWSDENFQQWRTPHQKPSEQPQQVKKLGYKFLENLLQKDPSEVVITLATSVGLKELLSHSVMKSNFLELICQVLRKACGSKMDRQSVLHVLGILKNSKFLKVCLPNYVVGMITEPIPDIRNQYPEHISNIISLLQDLVSVFPASSVQETSMLISLLPASLNALRASGVDIEEETEKNLEKVQTIIEHLQEKRREGTLRVDTYTLVQPEAEDHVESYRTMPIYPTYNEVHLDERPFLRPNIITGKYDSTAVYLDTHFRLLREDFVRPLREGILELLQSFEDQGLRKRKFDDIRIYFDTRIITPVCSSSGIVYKVHFDTKPLKFVRWQNSKRLLYGSLVCMSKDNFETFLFATVSNREQEDLCRGIVQLSFNEQSQQLLAEVQPSDSFLMVETTAYFEAYRHVLEGLQEVQEEDVPFQRNIVECDSYVKEPRYLLMGGRYDFTPLIKNPSATGESLRNAEGLRHPRVNVLDPSQWPSKEALKLDDSQMEALQFALTRELAIIQGPPGTGKTYVGLKIVQALLTNEPVWQISVQKFPILVVCYTNHALDQFLEGIYKCQKTSIVRVGGRSNSEILKQFTLRELRNKREFRRSLPMHLRRAYMSIVTQMKESEQELHEGAQTLECTMRGVLREQHLEKYISPQHWKSLMNGPAQDSEWTCFQGWKQSMMLEWLGLGVGSFTQNVAPAGPENTAQAEGEEEEEEGEEEGSLIEIAEEADLIQADRVIEEEEVVRPRRRKKEESGAVHELAKVLLAMRLDNYGPGTTAGQEQAAGEWETQRSQKKKMKKKVKVELRKLNTMTEAEANEIQDVWQLDLNSRWQLYRLWLQMYQADTRRKILNYERQYRTSAERMAELRLQEDLHILKDAQVVGMTTTGAAKYRQILQKVEPRIVIVEEAAEVLEAHTIATLSKACQHLILIGDHQQLRPSANVYDLAKNFNLEVSLFERLVKVNIPFVRLNYQHRMRPEIARLLTPYIYQDLENHPSVLKYEKIKGVSSNLFFVEHNFPEQEIQEGKSHQNQHEARFVVELCKYFLCQEYLPSQITILTTYTGQLFCLRKLMPAKTFAGVKVHVVDKYQGEENDIVLLSLVRSNEEGKVGFLQISNRICVALSRAKKGMYCIGNMQMLAKVPLWSKIIHTLRENDQIGRTLRLCCQNHPDTHTLVSKAADFQKVPEGGCSLPCEFRLGCGHVCTRACHPYDSSHKEFQCMKPCQKVICQDGHRCPLVCFQECQPCQVKVRKIILRCGHEQMVPCSMPESDFCCQEPCPKVLKCGHRCSHPCGEDCVRLCSEMVTVKLKCGHSQQVKCGHVQDLMYDLPVKCSTKCGTVLDCGHPCPGSCHSCFEGRFHERCQQPCQRLLICSHKCQEPCIGECPPCQRTCQNRCVHSQCKKKCGELCSPCVEPCVWRCQHYQCTRLCSEPCNRPPCYVPCTKLLACGHPCIGLCGEPCPRKCRVCHQEEVTQIFFGFEDEPDARFVQLEDCSHIFEVQALDRYMNEQKDDEVAIRLKVCPICQVPIRKNLRYGTSIKQRLEEIEIVKEKIQGSAGEIATSQERLKALLESKSLLHQLLPEDFVMLKEKLDQKNLSVKDLGLVENYISFYDHLAGLWDSLKKVKVSEQERVGIRLEQVHTWLAKKRLSFTRQELDDLQSEIQRLTYLVSLLSRCKMAEGKMKGSTAEEVYSVRKILEKTCKFTQEDEQLVQKKMEALKNILPCSGLGISEEERVQIVSAMGFPRGHWFKCPNGHIYVISDCGGAMQRGTCPDCKEVIGGVNHTLERSNQLASEMDGAQHAAWSDTANNLMNFEEIQRMM; this is translated from the exons ATGGAGGACAGAAGACCTTGCTTGGAGGCCAGGCCAAGGAATCCCTATACTAATCACAGAG GGCCTGTGGATGGAGAATTACCACCAAGAGCTAGAAATCAGGCTAATAACCCACCAGCCAGTGCTCTCAGAGGAGGAGCCAACCAGCCGGGAAGGCAGCCTAGGGCCACCAACCATGCTGTTCCTGTACGGCAAAGAGAAGAAAGGTTTGGGGCTATGGGCAGGAACCCACATCAGGGAAGGAGAAACCATGAGGGGCACACCAGTGATGAACCTAGAGGCCAAAGACGTGGTCAGGAAAATGATGCTAGGCGGAGAAATGGCAACCAGGAGGGAAGGAATCACAGACCACCATGGTCTGATGAAAACTTCCAACAGTGGCGGACCCCCCACCAAAAGCCTTCAGAACAGCCACAGCAGGTGAAGAAACTCGGCTACAAGTTCCTAGAAAATCTTCTACAGAAAGACCCTTCTGAAGTGGTCATCACTCTTGCCACAAGTGTAGGGCTGAAAGAGCTCCTGTCTCATTCTGTTATGAAATCTAATTTCCTAGAGCTCATCTGCCAGGTGCTTCGGAAGGCTTGCGGTTCTAAAATGGACCGCCAGAGCGTTCTCCATGTCCTGGGCATATTGAAGAACTCTAAATTCCTCAAAGTCTGCCTGCCAAATTACGTGGTAGGGATGATCACCGAACCCATCCCTGATATTCGAAACCAGTATCCAGAACACATAAGCAACATCATCTCCCTCCTCCAGGATCTTGTAAGTGTCTTCCCTGCCAGCTCTGTGCAGGAAACTTCCATGCTCATTTCCCTCCTGCCAGCTTCTCTGAATGCTTTGAGAGCCTCTGGGGTTGACAtagaagaggagacagagaagaaccTGGAAAAGGTGCAGACCATCATTGAACATCTGCAGGAAAAGAGGCGAGAGGGCACTTTACGAGTGGACACCTACACGTTGGTGCAGCCTGAGGCAGAAGACCATGTTGAGAGCTACAGGACCATGCCCATTTACCCTACTTACAACGAAGTGCACTTGGATGAGAGGCCATTCCTGCGTCCCAACATCATCACTGGGAAGTACGACAGTACTGCTGTCTATCTGGATACCCACTTCCGACTCTTAAGAGAAGATTTCGTTAGACCCCTACGAGAAGGCATTTTGGAACTTCTCCAAAGCTTTGAAGACCAAGGCCTGAGGAAGAGAAAGTTTGATGACATCCGAATCTACTTTGATACCAGGATTATCACCCCTGTGTGCTCATCATCAGGCATTGTCTATAAGGTGCATTTCGACACAAAACCGCTCAAGTTTGTTCGCTGGCAGAATTCCAAGCGATTGCTCTATGGATCTTTGGTGTGCATGTCCAAGGACAACTTTGAAACATTTCTTTTCGCCACTGTGTCTAACCGGGAGCAGGAAGATCTCTGCCGAGGAATTGTCCAGCTGTCCTTCAACGAGCAGAGCCAACAGTTGCTAGCAGAGGTCCAGCCCTCGGACTCTTTCCTCATGGTGGAGACAACTGCATACTTTGAAGCCTATAGGCATGTCCTGGAAGGACTCCAGGAGGTCCAGGAGGAAGACGTTCCCTTCCAGAGGAACATTGTGGAGTGTGACTCTTACGTGAAGGAGCCACGGTACTTGCTAATGGGAGGCAGATATGATTTCACTCCCCTAATAAAGAATCCCTCGGCCACTGGAGAATCTCTGAGGAATGCTGAGGGCTTGAGACATCCCCGAGTGAATGTCTTAGACCCCAGTCAGTGGCCCTCAAAAGAAGCATTGAAGCTGGATGACTCCCAAATGGAAGCCTTGCAATTTGCTCTCACGAGGGAACTGGCTATTATTCAAGGACCTCCTGGAACAG GCAAAACCTACGTGGGTCTAAAAATTGTTCAGGCGCTTCTAACCAATGAGCCTGTCTGGCAAATTAGTGTCCAGAAATTCCCCATCTTAGTTGTGTGTTACACTAATCATGCTTTGGACCAGTTTCTGGAAG GCATCTACAAGTGTCAGAAGACCAGCATCGTACGGGTAGGTGGAAGGAGCAACAGTGAAATCCTGAAGCAGTTCACCCTGAGGGAGCTGAGGAATAAGCGGGAGTTCCGCCGTAGCCTCCCCATGCACCTCCGGAGAGCCTACATGAGC ATTGTGACACAAATGAAAGAGTCAGAGCAAGAGCTGCATGAAGGGGCCCAGACCCTGGAGTGCACCATGCGTGGTGTATTACGGGAACAGCACCTGGAGAAATACATCTCTCCCCAGCATTGGAAAAGCCTGATGAACGGACCAGCACAG GATAGCGAGTGGACTTGCTTCCAGGGCTGGAAGCAATCTATGATGCTGGAGTGGCTGGGCCTGGGTGTCGGTTCCTTCACCCAAAATGTTGCTCCAGCGGGACCTGAAAATACAG cccaggcagagggggaagaggaagaagaagaaggggaagaggagggttCATTGATAGAGATTGCAGAGGAGGCTGACCTAATTCAAGCAGACCGGGTCATTGAGGAGGAAGAGGTGGTGAGGCCCCGGCGgcggaagaaggaagaaagtggGGCAGTCCACGAGTTGGCTAAAGTGCTTCTGGCCATGAGGCTAGACAACTATGGCCCCGGAACAACAGCTGGGCAGGAGCAAGCTGCAGGAGAGTGGGAG ACCCAGCgcagccagaaaaagaaaatgaagaagaaagtgaAGGTTGAACTTCGCAAACTGAACACCATGACCGAGGCTGAGGCCAATGAGATCCAGGATGTTTGGCAGCTGGACCTGAATTCTCGATGGCAGCTGTATAG GCTGTGGCTACAGATGTACCAGGCCGACACCCGCCGAAAGATCCTCAACTATGAGCGCCAGTACCGCACGTCAGCAGAGAGGATGGCGGAGCTGAGGCTCCAGGAAGACCTGCACATCCTGAAAGATGCCCAGGTTGTAGGAATGACGACCACAG GTGCTGCCAAATACCGTCAGATTCTGCAGAAGGTGGAGCCTCGGATCGTCATTGTGGAAGAGGCAGCTGAAGTCCTTGAGGCCCACACTATTGCTACGCTGAGCAAAGCTTGCCAGCACCTCATTCTGATTGGGGACCACCAGCAG ctGCGTCCCAGTGCCAATGTGTATGATCTAGCCAAGAATTTCAACCTTGAGGTTTCCCTCTTTGAACGGCTGGTGAAAGTAAACATTCCCTTTGTCCGTCTGAATTACCAG CACCGCATGCGCCCTGAAATTGCCCGGCTTTTGACCCCTTACATTTACCAAGATCTGGAGAATCATCCCTCTGTTCTCAAATACGAGAAGATAAAG GGGGTCTCTTCCAACCTTTTCTTTGTGGAACACAACTTTCCTGAACAGGAAATCCAAGAAGGCAAAAGCCACCAGAACCAGCATGAGGCTCGCTTTGTGGTAGAACTGTGCAAGTACTTCCTGTGCCAGGAGTACCTGCCCTCCCAGATCACCATCCTCACCACCTACACCGGGCAGCTCTTCTGCCTGCGCAAACTCATGCCAGCCAAGACATTTGCTGGGGTCAAGGTCCATGTGGTTGACAAATACCAAGGAGAAGAGAATGACATCGTCCTCCTCTCATTAGTGCGGAGCAACGAGGAAGGCAAGGTGGGTTTTCTCCAGATATCCAACCGCATCTGTGTGGCCTTGTCCCGCGCCAAGAAGGGGATGTACTGCATCGGAAACATGCAGATGCTGGCCAAGGTCCCCTTGTGGAGCAAGATCATCCACACCCTTCGAGAGAACGACCAGATAGGCCGCACGCTCCGACTCTGCTGCCAGAACCATCCCGACACCCACACCTTGGTATCCAAAGCTGCTGATTTCCAAAAGGTGCCCGAAGGAGGCTGCAGCCTACCCTGTGAGTTCCGGCTGGGCTGTGGGCACGTCTGCACCCGTGCCTGCCACCCCTATGATTCCTCACACAAGGAGTTCCAGTGTATGAAGCCGTGCCAGAAGGTCATCTGCCAGGACGGGCACCGGTGCCCTCTGGTCTGCTTCCAGGAGTGTCAGCCTTGTCAGGTGAAGGTGCGCAAAATCATTCTTCGGTGCGGCCATGAGCAGATGGTTCCCTGTTCCATGCCTGAGTCCGATTTTTGCTGCCAAGAGCCTTGCCCCAAGGTTCTGAAATGCGGACACAGGTGCAGCCACCCCTGTGGGGAAGACTGTGTGCGGTTATGTTCGGAAATGGTCACCGTGAAACTCAAGTGTGGGCACAGCCAGCAGGTGAAATGTGGTCACGTGCAAGACCTCATGTACGACCTGCCAGTCAAGTGCAGCACCAAGTGTGGCACGGTCTTGGACTGCGGGCATCCTTGTCCCGGCTCCTGCCACAGCTGCTTCGAAGGGCGCTTTCACGAGCGCTGTCAGCAGCCCTGCCAGCGCCTGCTCATCTGCTCACACAAGTGCCAGGAGCCATGCATCGGCGAGTGCCCGCCCTGCCAGCGGACCTGCCAGAACCGCTGTGTCCACAGCCAGTGCAAGAAGAAGTGTGGGGAGCTGTGCAGCCCCTGcgtggagccctgtgtctggcgcTGCCAGCACTACCAGTGCACCAGACTCTGCTCTGAACCCTGCAACCGACCCCCCTGCTACGTGCCTTGTACTAAGCTGCTGGCTTGCGGCCACCCCTGCATCGGTTTGTGCGGGGAGCCGTGCCCCAGGAAGTGCCGGGTCTGCCACCAGGAAGAAGTCACCCAGATCTTCTTCGGCTTTGAGGATGAGCCTGACGCCCGCTTTGTGCAGCTAGAAGACTGCAGCCACATCTTTGAGGTGCAAGCCCTGGACCGCTACATGAATGAGCAGAAGGATGACGAAGTTGCCATCAGGTTGAAGGTGTGCCCTATCTGCCAGGTGCCCATCCGTAAAAACCTGCGGTACGGAACCAGCATCAAACAGCGGCTGGAAGAGATCGAAATTGTCAAGGAAAAGATTCAGGGCTCAGCAGGGGAAATTGCAACCAGCCAGGAACGACTTAAGGCTCTGCTGGAAAGCAAGAGCCTCCTCCATCAGCTGCTTCCTGAAGATTTTGTGATGTTGAAGGAGAAGCTGGACCAGAAAAATCTGTCTGTGAAGGACCTGGGCCTTGTCGAGAATTACATCAGCTTCTATGACCACTTGGCTGGCCTGTGGGATTCTCTGAAAAAGGTGAAGGTCTCAGAGCAGGAGAGAGTGGGGATTCGACTAGAACAGGTCCATACGTGGCTAGCCAAGAAGCGTTTGAGCTTTACCAGGCAGGAACTGGATGACCTCCAAAGTGAAATCCAGAGGCTCACATACCTGGTCAGCCTCCTGTCCCGCTGCAAGATGGCAGAGGGGAAGATGAAAGGTAGCACAGCGGAAGAGGTCTACAGTGTCCGGAAGATCCTTGAGAAAACATGTAAGTTCACCCAAGAGGATGAGCAGCTTGTGCAGAAAAAGATGGAAGCTCTGAAAAACATCCTTCCTTGCTCTGGCCTGGGCATCTCAGAGGAAGAACGAGTGCAGATAGTCAGTGCTATGGGTTTTCCTCGTGGCCACTGGTTCAAGTGCCCCAATGGCCACATCTACGTGATTAGCGATTGTGGGGGAGCCATGCAGAGGGGCACGTGTCCTGACTGTAAGGAGGTGATTGGGGGCGTAAATCATACCCTGGAGAGGAGCAATCAGCTTGCTTCTGAGATGGACGGAGCCCAGCATGCAGCCTGGTCGGACACGGCCAACAACCTGATGAACTTTGAGGAGATCCAGAGGATGATGTAG